Proteins from one Podarcis raffonei isolate rPodRaf1 chromosome 1, rPodRaf1.pri, whole genome shotgun sequence genomic window:
- the LOC128411164 gene encoding transmembrane protein 151B-like, with translation MSSEGEPEPAAGTSANTPEEAGAAATAAGEEQQPVKQSLSSSICRESHWKCLLLSILMYGCLGAVAWCQLTQVTKLSFDSSFKGKSMIYHDSPCSDGYVYIPLAFLAMLYVVYLVECWHCRAKSELQYKADVESVYDRIARMKQATPCIWWKAISYHFVRRTRQVTRYRNGDAYTTTQVYHERVNTHVAEAEFDYSHCGFKDISKELMGLECFSATRLKFTKCFSFANTESENSYLTQRAHFFTEIEGLDDYMEVREGMKLRNIDFKELMMAYGDPDHLPWYVSHYTFWVAALMMVSWPLRVFIEYRTAYVHYHVEKLLGVEYRVPTGAEEPLYRYRIPRVSTQDSTELEWHICTNRQLIPSYSEAMLMELTSSPVCNGYSMCRYSEITRGCERCHHASSTSSIFSRHAFHSCSGNSQLSLNTSRFSLCRIHGSHRTGLWRSRSSSIADRGGQDDPCCSHSSQLALNENPPTYHDARFFPVLIVHRPEGQEARHFCLRRASCLETSL, from the coding sequence CAACAACCAGTCAAGCAGTCTTTGAGCTCTTCCATATGCAGGGAGTCCCACTGGAAATGCCTCCTTCTCTCCATTCTCATGTACGGCtgcctgggagctgtagcttggtGCCAACTCACACAAGTCACTAAGCTTAGTTTTGACAGCTCTTTCAAAGGCAAGTCCATGATCTACCACGACAGCCCTTGCTCTGACGGCTATGTCTACATTCCATTAGCGTTCCTAGCCATGCTCTATGTAGTCTACTTGGTGGAGTGCTGGCACTGCCGCGCCAAAAGTGAACTCCAGTACAAGGCTGACGTGGAAAGTGTCTATGACCGAATTGCCAGGATGAAGCAAGCCACGCCATGCATATGGTGGAAGGCCATAAGCTACCACTTTGTCCGGCGGACCAGGCAAGTGACTCGGTACCGCAATGGGGATGCTTATACAACCACCCAGGTCTACCATGAAAGAGTCAACACCCATGTGGCTGAAGCTGAGTTTGACTATTCCCACTGTGGGTTCAAGGACATCTCTAAAGAGCTCATGGGCCTGGAATGTTTCTCAGCCACCCGACTGAAATTCACCAAATGTTTTAGCTTCGCCAACACAGAGTCCGAGAACTCTTACCTGACACAGAGGGCTCATTTCTTCACAGAGATCGAAGGGCTAGATGACTACATGGAGGTCAGGGAAGGCATGAAGCTAAGGAACATAGACTTCAAAGAGCTCATGATGGCCTACGGTGACCCTGATCACCTCCCATGGTACGTGTCCCACTATACGTTCTGGGTGGCTGCTTTGATGATGGTCTCGTGGCCGCTGAGAGTTTTCATAGAGTATCGGACTGCCTATGTGCACTACCACGTGGAGAAGCTCCTTGGGGTGGAGTACAGAGTGCCCACCGGGGCGGAGGAGCCCTTGTACAGATATCGCATCCCCAGGGTCAGCACTCAGGACAGCACAGAGCTCGAGTGGCACATCTGCACCAATCGCCAACTGATCCCCAGCTACTCGGAGGCGATGCTCATGGAGCTGACCAGCTCTCCCGTCTGCAACGGCTACTCCATGTGTAGGTACAGTGAGATCACGCGGGGCTGCGAGCGCTGCCACCACGCCTccagcacctcctccatcttctcCCGACATGCCTTCCACAGCTGCAGCGGGAATTCGCAGCTCTCCCTCAACACCAGCCGCTTCTCCCTGTGCCGGATCCATGGCTCTCACAGGACAGGCCTCTGGaggagccgcagcagcagcatcgCTGACCGGGGCGGCCAGGACGACCCGTGCTGCTCCCACTCGAGTCAACTGGCCCTCAACGAAAACCCACCCACCTACCATGACGCTCGGTTTTTCCCAGTGCTCATTGTCCACAGGCCTGAAGGCCAGGAAGCGAGGCACTTCTGTCTCCGCCGAGCATCCTGCCTGGAAACGTCACTATGA